TCTTCGGAGAGACTTGAGTTTTCCGTCGAACACTTGGACTCCGTCGCTGATCACGCGGATACCGGAAGCTTTTGTGATCTTCCCGGAAGTAACCATACAACCTGCAATATTTCCGACCTTGGAAACCTTGAAGACTTCTCTGATCTCTGCAGTTCCGATAACTTCTTCGATCCTTTCCGGCTCGAGAAGTCCTTCCATCGCCATCTTGATCTCGTCTACAACCTGATAGATAATGTTGTAGTATTTGATCTGAACGCCTTCTTTTTCGGCGAGTGCGATGGTTTTAGGATTCGCACGAACATGGAAACCGATTACGATCGCGTTAGAAGCGGATGCAAGCATCACGTCCATATCCACGATAGCCCCCGCCCCGGACTGAATTACATTCAGTTTTACATCCGAAGTGGAAAGTTTTTCCAGAGCTTCCTTGATCGCTTCCGCAGAACCGCGAACGTCCGCTTTGATGATTACTTTCAGTTCTTTTAATGCACCCTGTTTGATGAACTCGTTCATGTTTTCCAGAGTGACTTTGGAACCTGCAGCTCCTGCGTTTCCGATCCTTTCGAATTCGATACGGTGTTGAGAAATGTTTCTTGCTTCCTTCTCGTCTTCAAGAGCGTCGAAAGGTGCTCCTGCATCAGGAACTCCGTCGAGTCCGGTTACCTGCACAGGGAAAGCAGGGCCTGCTTCCTTGATCAGATGACCGTAATCGTCATACATCGCACGAACCCTACCGGAGAATACTCCTGCCACGAACGGATCTCCTACTCTTAGGGTTCCGTTTTGGATAAGAACTGTTGCAACTGCTCCGCGGCCCGGATCCAGTTTCGCTTCGACGATTGTACCTTTTGCTCTACGTTTAGGGTTCGATTTCAGATCCAGAACTTCCGCTTGGAGAAGCACTGATTCTAATAGTTTATCGATCCCGATATTTTCCTTCGCAGAGATCTTGCAATACATAGTATCCCCGCCCCATTCTTCCGATTGAAGTCCATGGTTGGCGAGCTCTTGCATGATCTTGTCTGGATTTGCAGTAGGTAGATCCACTTTGTTGATAGCTACTATGATAGGAACTTTTGCATCTTTCGCGTGAGACAATGCTTCTAAAGTTTGAGGCATCACTCCGTCG
Above is a genomic segment from Leptospira johnsonii containing:
- the infB gene encoding translation initiation factor IF-2, whose amino-acid sequence is GGGGYRGGQGGQGGGGYRGGQGGQGGGFRGPGQGGGFRGGPGTGAPPPGLGPVEGGRGIPSGKKRNDKDKGGRPDGQEGSENSKFFRQSYRKPKVSGPTGVSVPKEITLLENVQVGELAKKMNLKPGDVIGKLMKMGMMVTINNIIDAETASILADEYGCKVKVVSLYEETLIDEEKDSPEDYIHRPPVVTIMGHVDHGKTRLLDTIRKSSVIDTESGGITQHIGAYQVKTNRGEITFLDTPGHEAFTSMRARGAKVTDIVILVVAADDGVMPQTLEALSHAKDAKVPIIVAINKVDLPTANPDKIMQELANHGLQSEEWGGDTMYCKISAKENIGIDKLLESVLLQAEVLDLKSNPKRRAKGTIVEAKLDPGRGAVATVLIQNGTLRVGDPFVAGVFSGRVRAMYDDYGHLIKEAGPAFPVQVTGLDGVPDAGAPFDALEDEKEARNISQHRIEFERIGNAGAAGSKVTLENMNEFIKQGALKELKVIIKADVRGSAEAIKEALEKLSTSDVKLNVIQSGAGAIVDMDVMLASASNAIVIGFHVRANPKTIALAEKEGVQIKYYNIIYQVVDEIKMAMEGLLEPERIEEVIGTAEIREVFKVSKVGNIAGCMVTSGKITKASGIRVISDGVQVFDGKLKSLRRFKDEVGEVVNNFECGIQLENYNDFKVGDTIEAYTVTVVKRKLE